GAGTGGCATTCGCTGGTCAACCCCCGGCGCGGCACCGGGGCCGTCCACGTCCACGGGATCACCAACGCGATGGTCCAGAGCGCGCCGGTGATCGAGGAACTCCTGGACGAGATCTGGCGGCGGGTCGCCGGCCGGGTCCTGGTGGCGCACAACGCCTCCTTCGACCTGCGCTTCCTCCGGAGCCTTCCCGGCAGCGAGTGGGTGACCGAGACCCTGTGCACGCAGCGGCTGGCACCCGCCTTCATCCCCGACGGCAGATGGACGCTCGCCGCGTGCTGCGAGCGCGCCGGCATCCCGCTCCTCGGGGCCCACGCCGCGCTGGCCGACGCCCGCGCCAGTGCCGAGCTGTTCCGCTCCTACCTCCGTACGGGCGTCTCCTGGGAGGAGGAGCTCGGCCGGGCGGCCCAGGCCCCCGAGTGGCGTCCCTGCGGGCTGCCCCAGCGGCACCCCCGCCGGCGATGAACCCCGGAGCGGGTCAGCTTTTCCAGACTCCGGCCGCCGGCATGAGCGGAACCGGCGGCACCCCCGCCGGCGATGAGCCTCGGAGCGGGTCAGCGGTAGGCGGGGATACCGGTCAGGGCCTCGCCGAGCACGAGCGTGTGGATCTCCTCGGTCCCCTCGTAGGTCAGGACGCTCTCCAGGTTGTTCATGTGCCGGATCACCGGATACTCCAGCGTGATGCCGTTGCCCCCCAGGATGGAGCGCGCCTGGCGGGCGATGTCCAGGGCGGCGCGGACGTTGGCGAGCTTGCCGAAGCTGACCTGGTGCGGGGTGAGGGTTCCCGCGTCCTTGAGGCGGCCCAGGTGGAGGGCGGTGAGCTGTGACTGCCCCACGCCGACGTACATCCAGGCGAGTTTCTCCTGGGTCAGCTGGAAACCGCCGATCGGCCTGCCGAACTGGACGCGGGAGGTGGAGTAGTCGACGGCCGACTCCAGGCAGGCGCGGGCGGCGCCCACCACGCCCCACACGATGCCGAAACGAGCCTCGGACAGGCACGACAGCGGGCCCTTCAGGCCACGCACCTCCGGCAGCACGGCGGACGCGGGCAGGCGGACGTCGTCGAAGTACAGCGACGAGGTCACCGAGGCCCGCAGGGACATCTTCCGGTGGATCTCCGGGGCGCTGAAGCCCGGGGTGTCCGTGGGCACCACGAAGCCGCGGACGCCGTCCTCGGTCTGCGCCCAGACCACGGCGACGTCGGCGACGGAGCCGTTGGTGATCCACATCTTGGAGCCGTTGAGGATCCAGTCGCCCGAGAGGTCCTGCTTGGCGTGGGTGCGCATGCCCGAGGGATCGGAGCCCTGGTCGGGCTCGGTCAGGCCGAAGCAGCCGATCGCCTCGCCCGCGGCCATCCGGGGGAGCCACTCGTCCTTCTGCTCCGCGGAGCCGTACTTCCAGATCGGGAACATCGCGAGCGAGCCCTGCACGGACACGAACGACCGC
This region of Streptosporangium sp. NBC_01495 genomic DNA includes:
- a CDS encoding 3'-5' exonuclease, translating into MTSSGLEPALTSHVSTRPGYVVVDVETTGFSPSRGDRICEIALVSLDARGETVDEWHSLVNPRRGTGAVHVHGITNAMVQSAPVIEELLDEIWRRVAGRVLVAHNASFDLRFLRSLPGSEWVTETLCTQRLAPAFIPDGRWTLAACCERAGIPLLGAHAALADARASAELFRSYLRTGVSWEEELGRAAQAPEWRPCGLPQRHPRRR
- a CDS encoding acyl-CoA dehydrogenase family protein, whose amino-acid sequence is MDDLLRVDDTLGAEQRLIRDTVRGFVADRILPHIGDWFEEAAFPARELAPALGSLGVLGMHLEGYGCAGLDAVSYGVACRELEAGDSGLRSFVSVQGSLAMFPIWKYGSAEQKDEWLPRMAAGEAIGCFGLTEPDQGSDPSGMRTHAKQDLSGDWILNGSKMWITNGSVADVAVVWAQTEDGVRGFVVPTDTPGFSAPEIHRKMSLRASVTSSLYFDDVRLPASAVLPEVRGLKGPLSCLSEARFGIVWGVVGAARACLESAVDYSTSRVQFGRPIGGFQLTQEKLAWMYVGVGQSQLTALHLGRLKDAGTLTPHQVSFGKLANVRAALDIARQARSILGGNGITLEYPVIRHMNNLESVLTYEGTEEIHTLVLGEALTGIPAYR